Below is a genomic region from Marinobacter salarius.
TGTCGGCAGCGGCCGACAGCGATACGGCGCTTGCCAGAAAGGCAGCAACCAGGCTCTTGCAGGCGTTGTTCATATCTCCCTCTCCACGGTTTTTGGCGGTACCATAACCAATACGATGGATGCGTCACTTCATAGCAGTGTAGCTGGAGAATGGAATTCCGGAGTGGTGAACGTGAACAGATCTATGCAGCTTCAGTAACCGGGACGGGCTGTCGCAGGCAAGCCAGCATGGGGGCCACGTCACGGATTTTTCTGGCTTCGGGCCACAGCCACTGGGCCTCCGCGTAGCCGCCACGCAGATAGTTCAGCCATTGTTTGATTCGGCCGGTCACAAACCTGTCTTCAAGGCGGTCCTGCAGCGCAACGGCGTAGCCTTCTACCAGCCTGACCACCTCGGGCCAGGTCATATCCGCCACCGATTCCTTGAGTTGGCTGGCACGAATCCGCCTTGCCAGATCCGGCCGGGCGATCAGCCCACGACCGATCATCACATCGTCACAGCCGGAGACCTCACGGCAGCGCCAGTAATCCGCCACGGTCCAGATCTCGCCGTTGGCGATCACATGGGCATTAACCGCTTCCCTGACCCGGGCCACATCTTCCCAGTAAGCCGGTGGCTTGTAGCCATCCACCTTGCTGCGGGCGTGAACCACGATCTCGGACGCGCCGGCCGCTTCCAGCGCCTGGCCACAGGCAACGCCCATGGAACGGTCATCGTACCCCAGACGCATTTTCGCGGTCACCGGCACATGAGCAGGCACGGCGGCACGAACCGCTTCCGTAATCTGTTGCATCAATTCGGGCTCGCGCATGAGCACGCAGCCGCCCTTGTGTTTATTGACTGTTTTGGCGGGGCAACCGAAATTGATATCAACCTGTGTGGCGCCCAGCTCCACCGCCTTGGCGCCATGCCGGCCCATCTGGACGGGGTCTGAGCCCAGCAGTTGAACGGCCACCGGTACGCCAACCTGGGTTTCGCAGCCATTGTGCAGTTCCGGGGCGTATTTGTAGAAAATACGGGGCGGTAGCATGCCCTGAGTCACGCGAATAAATTCCGTTACGCACCGGTCGATGCCACCAACGGCTGTCAGTGTCTCTCGAATGGGTGCATCAACCAGCCCTTCCATTGGGGCAAGGATTATTCGCATCAGGGCTCCACGAATTGATCAAGGAATAAACGGGTGGGAATTGTAGAGAAGTTTTAGGGACGTTGGTAGGCCGGAATTACAAGCGTTCCACGCTGACGAACTTACCCTGGTCATCAAACAGGATACGGAAACTGCCCTGTACGCCGTCGCGAAGGTAAAAGCGGGAGAGAATACGGGCCGGGAAGCGGACGGATCGCCCGTCCCGGGCCGTGGTGTGGACATCCGTCGCCGAGCCCTGATAGAGCTTGATCCACTCATCAGGGCTGATATCGACGTCCACGATAATCTGCTGCATCAGGCGGCCTTAGTTGGCAAGCTCAAGCAGCAGGCGGTTCAGGCGGCTCACGTACGCGCCCGGGTCCTGCAGTTGCTCACCACTGGCCAATGTGGCCTGGTCGAGCAATACCGCAGACAGTTCCTTGAAACGGTCCCCGCCCTGTTCGTTCTCAAGGCGCTGAACCAGCGGGTGCTCTACGTTGATTTCAAAAATCGGCTTGCTGTCGGGTACTTTCTGGCCCGCCGCTTCCATGATTTTCTTCATCTGCGCGCCCATGTCGAAGTCGCCAACCACCAGGCAGGCCGGTGAATCGGTCAGGCGGTTGGTTACCCGCACTTCCTGAACCCGATCGTCCAGTGCCGTCTTGATGCGCTCCAGCAGGTTTTTGTGTTCCTCGGCCGCCTCTTCCTTGTGCTTCTTGTCTTCCTCGGTTTCCACTTCGCCAAGGTCGAGATCACCACGGGCAACGTCCTGGAACTGCTTGCCATCGTACTCGTTCAGGTAGCCCATCATCCACTCATCAATGCGGTCAGAGAGGATCAGCACTTCAATGCCTTTCTTGCGGAACACTTCCAGGTGTGGACTGCTCTTGGCCGCCATGAAGTTGTCGGCCGTGATGTAGTAGATCTTGCTCTGGCCTTCCTTCATACGGCCGATGTACTCGTCCAGAGACACGGTCTGCGCCTGCTCACCGGTATGGGTGGACGCAAAGCGCAGCAGGCCGCCGATTTTCTCGCGGTTACTGAAGTCTTCCGCCGGGCCTTCCTTCAGCACAGTGCCAAATTCATTCCAGAACTTCTGGTACTGCTCCGGCTCTTTCTTGGACAGCTTGGACAGCATATCCAGAACCCGCTTGGTCACTGCTGTACGGATGCTTTCGACGGTGCTGTCGTTCTGCAGAATCTCGCGGGAAACGTTCAGTGACAGGTCGTTGGAATCAATCACACCCTTGGTGAAGCGCAGGTACAGCGGCAGGAACTGCTCTGCGTCGTCCATAATGAACACGCGCTGCACGTAAAGCTTCAGGCCACGAGGCGCTTCCCGGTTATACAGGTCAAACGGTGCACGGCCAGGCACATACAGCAGGCTGGTGTAATCCAGCTTGCCTTCCACCTTGTTGTGGGACCAGGTCAGCGGGTCTTCGAAATCGTGGGCAATGTGCTTGTAGAACTCTTTGTACTCTTCGTCCTTGATCTCGCTGCGGGACAGGGTCCACAGGGCGGTGGCGTCGTTGACGGTTTCATACTCGCCCTTCTCACCTTCTTCCTCGGATTCGGATTTCATCAAGACCGGGAAGGAGATGTGATCGGAGTACTTCTTCACCAGGTTGCGCAGACGGAAACCGTCGGCAAATTCCTTGGCGTCATCCTTCAGGTGCAGGACAATCTGCGTGCCGCGCTCATTCAGGTCCACGTTCTCGATGGTGAACTGACCATCACCAGCGGACTGCCAGTGAACGCCCTCTTCCACCGGAGCGCCGGCGCGACGGGTAAAGACTTCCACGGAATCGGCCACGATGAATGAGGAATAGAAGCCAACACCAAACTGACCGATCAGTTTGCTGTCTTTCTTCTCGTCACCGGAAAGCTGCTTGAGAAACTCGGCAGTACCGGACTTGGCAATGGTGCCCAGATTCTGGATAACATCGTCCCGGTTCATGCCGATACCGTTGTCGCTCAGCGTGACGGTATTCTTTTCTGCATCGAAGTCGAGGCGGATTTTCAGTTCCGGGTCGCCCTCGAACAGGCTGTCGTCTTTCAATGCAGCGAAACGCAGTTTGTCTTCCGCATCCGACGCATTGGAAATCAACTCACGAAGGAAGATTTCCTTGTTGGAGTACAGGGAGTGGATCATCAGGTTAAGCAGTTGCTTAACTTCGGTCTGAAAACCCAGGGTCTCTTTTTGCGATTCAACCGTCATGGCTTGTTTTGTCTCCTGCTGTGTAGGTTCGGAGGAGTGGTGCGGCTGGGTAAACTTTTCCAAAACACGCTGTGAATACATCCATGTACGCTCCGCCATCCATGGCTCCGCAGGGTTTTGGAAAAGTTTACCCAGCCACCCCACCCAACTGTGGAGTAGTTTCCATTTAAGCACCTAGGCCGGCGCGAGCAGGTGGGGATGGCTTTCCGAAACCGTGCGGAGCCATGGATGGCGGAGCCCGAGCCGCACAGGGACGTCTCGAGGCGCGTTTCGGAAAGCCATCCCCACCTGCTTGCTTGCACCAAAGCCAAGCATGTTGAGATGGGAAATGGGGTTCAGAAGGGGTATTTCAACCCCGACAAGATGAATTCAGTCGTCCAGCAGGAAGTGCGCCCGTGCGGTCGCGATGGGCTGGGAGCGAGATTTCTGCCAGGCGGTGATCATCACATTGGCTACACGGTTGCCCTGGCGGGTGAGCTGACATTCTGCGAACGTCTCGCGGTTCAGGCCAGCACGAAGGTAATCCAGTGAAAAATCCACGATGCGGGGCATTCTCAGAGCTTCCTGGGACATCATCAGATAGATAACCGCTGACAACTCCATGAAGCCACCGATCACCCCACCATGGATAGCTGGCAGTATCGGGTTACCCAGGTTTTCCTTTTTCATGGGAAGGCGAAAAATCAGGTCGTCGCCAAAACGGTCGCACTCGAGGCCGATGAAACGGGCGTAGGGGATACTCTCCAGCATTCGAGAGAAATCCCCGGTGTCCTGGGTATAGCGGAGGATTTCCGGATTGGTCATTCTTCGCCTCCAGTGATCAAGTCGCGGAACGACTTCGGGGTTGCTTCCTTACCGATACGCATGAAAGTGCCGACACAGTTGGCGATGGTCTCCCCCGGCTCCTGATAGGCCTCACAGCGGGTAAAGATAATGTTGCGGGTAACCTTATAGGTTTCAGCGCGGGCATAGACCGGCTTGTGTGGTTCCGCCGGGCGCATGTAGTCCACTCTCAGGTCCAGCGTCGGGCACAACTCGAAGTCATCCAGACTGCACATGATCACGGAACCGGAAGTGGTGTCCATCAGTGTTGTGATGGCACCACCATGGATAACGCCCGTATCCGGGTTGCCGATAATGCGGTCACTGTAAGGAAGGCATAGCGTCAATTGATCTGCTTTTGCAGATGTCACTGTCAGGCCCAGTTCCCGTCCCTGGTTGAGGGTTCCAATAAACCGGCGGACCCGGTCCATCCTCATGGAGTCTTTCATAACGTTAGGCTCATCAGGTCAGTTTTGGGTTTCTTTACCAGCTTCTTTCTCAGTGTCCGACTTTGGCAGCGGCTCCTCGAACACCTTGCCGGCTCGCAGCGCCCTCAGCGCGGTAGAGCGGAACTCCCGACGGTACAAAACGATGACAATCAAGGTAGAGGCACCCATGAATACCAGCGGGTGGATAAACCAGGAGACCACGGCCAATGCGTAATAGTAAGAGCGCAACCCAAGGTTGAAGGCATCGCCAGCAAGATTGCAAACCCTTCCGGCGCTCTTTGCAAAGGCTTCCCGGGCAGCAGGACTTGCCTTGGTATCGGTTGTCAGCGGTGCGCTGCCAATCAGCACGGAGACGAAGTTGTACATCCGCATGGACCAGGTGAACTTGAAGAACGCGTAGATGAAGATCACCATCAACACGACCATCCGCATTTCCCAGATTTCCCGGCTGGGCAAGGTGCCAAACGGCATGGTACTGAACACTTCCATGACCTCTTGGGTGTACCCCAGCGCCGTGATGATACCGGCCAGGATCAACAGGCAGCTGGATGCGAAAAAGGCACCGTTGCGCTCAAGGTTACCCACCACGGAGGCGTCGGATATACGATTATCCCGGCGGAGCATCACGCGCATCCAGTCTTCACGGTAAAGGTCGAGGGTGTTGGAGAGGCAGGGTCGATCATTGGCCTTGCGTCTGGAGTACTCGGAGTAGCCTAGCCAGCAGATCAAAAACCAGACCAGGGCGATGAGTTCCAGATAGTTGCTCATGAAGTCGTTCCGGATGCGGTATGAAACGGGAATTGGAGTCTTTGATCATACCGCAAAGCCGACAAAGCCTCCACACAACAGGCCCTTACGGGTAGCATCACAGCCGCTCACAGGGATATGGTATAAACATCCCAATGCCCAGCAACGGCGACCGCGGATATTCACCAGGGTCTGCCCAGGTATTCAAACAAGGAGTTTATCGTGAACGTTCA
It encodes:
- the htpG gene encoding molecular chaperone HtpG; translated protein: MTVESQKETLGFQTEVKQLLNLMIHSLYSNKEIFLRELISNASDAEDKLRFAALKDDSLFEGDPELKIRLDFDAEKNTVTLSDNGIGMNRDDVIQNLGTIAKSGTAEFLKQLSGDEKKDSKLIGQFGVGFYSSFIVADSVEVFTRRAGAPVEEGVHWQSAGDGQFTIENVDLNERGTQIVLHLKDDAKEFADGFRLRNLVKKYSDHISFPVLMKSESEEEGEKGEYETVNDATALWTLSRSEIKDEEYKEFYKHIAHDFEDPLTWSHNKVEGKLDYTSLLYVPGRAPFDLYNREAPRGLKLYVQRVFIMDDAEQFLPLYLRFTKGVIDSNDLSLNVSREILQNDSTVESIRTAVTKRVLDMLSKLSKKEPEQYQKFWNEFGTVLKEGPAEDFSNREKIGGLLRFASTHTGEQAQTVSLDEYIGRMKEGQSKIYYITADNFMAAKSSPHLEVFRKKGIEVLILSDRIDEWMMGYLNEYDGKQFQDVARGDLDLGEVETEEDKKHKEEAAEEHKNLLERIKTALDDRVQEVRVTNRLTDSPACLVVGDFDMGAQMKKIMEAAGQKVPDSKPIFEINVEHPLVQRLENEQGGDRFKELSAVLLDQATLASGEQLQDPGAYVSRLNRLLLELAN
- a CDS encoding DUF599 domain-containing protein, which encodes MSNYLELIALVWFLICWLGYSEYSRRKANDRPCLSNTLDLYREDWMRVMLRRDNRISDASVVGNLERNGAFFASSCLLILAGIITALGYTQEVMEVFSTMPFGTLPSREIWEMRMVVLMVIFIYAFFKFTWSMRMYNFVSVLIGSAPLTTDTKASPAAREAFAKSAGRVCNLAGDAFNLGLRSYYYALAVVSWFIHPLVFMGASTLIVIVLYRREFRSTALRALRAGKVFEEPLPKSDTEKEAGKETQN
- a CDS encoding DUF2835 domain-containing protein; translated protein: MQQIIVDVDISPDEWIKLYQGSATDVHTTARDGRSVRFPARILSRFYLRDGVQGSFRILFDDQGKFVSVERL
- a CDS encoding PaaI family thioesterase, which codes for MTNPEILRYTQDTGDFSRMLESIPYARFIGLECDRFGDDLIFRLPMKKENLGNPILPAIHGGVIGGFMELSAVIYLMMSQEALRMPRIVDFSLDYLRAGLNRETFAECQLTRQGNRVANVMITAWQKSRSQPIATARAHFLLDD
- a CDS encoding PaaI family thioesterase, producing MKDSMRMDRVRRFIGTLNQGRELGLTVTSAKADQLTLCLPYSDRIIGNPDTGVIHGGAITTLMDTTSGSVIMCSLDDFELCPTLDLRVDYMRPAEPHKPVYARAETYKVTRNIIFTRCEAYQEPGETIANCVGTFMRIGKEATPKSFRDLITGGEE
- a CDS encoding tRNA dihydrouridine synthase codes for the protein MRIILAPMEGLVDAPIRETLTAVGGIDRCVTEFIRVTQGMLPPRIFYKYAPELHNGCETQVGVPVAVQLLGSDPVQMGRHGAKAVELGATQVDINFGCPAKTVNKHKGGCVLMREPELMQQITEAVRAAVPAHVPVTAKMRLGYDDRSMGVACGQALEAAGASEIVVHARSKVDGYKPPAYWEDVARVREAVNAHVIANGEIWTVADYWRCREVSGCDDVMIGRGLIARPDLARRIRASQLKESVADMTWPEVVRLVEGYAVALQDRLEDRFVTGRIKQWLNYLRGGYAEAQWLWPEARKIRDVAPMLACLRQPVPVTEAA